The proteins below come from a single Xiphophorus hellerii strain 12219 chromosome 14, Xiphophorus_hellerii-4.1, whole genome shotgun sequence genomic window:
- the LOC116733404 gene encoding uncharacterized protein LOC116733404 isoform X2, giving the protein MSFSSCEEFVSWLCGGDCSGRPVYLIDESRGEWCQKVHIGSGSSSLNTFSSMVSAPNWIENRNGIGLSGFEVHLDLRNRSDINKPGSSPQTNIIPLVRVPSNCQRNINLLVSDPDGDDIRCRYAVYPECNICTPPSVLNVSSSCSLSFSPTNSSNEGPYAVQMVVEDFPRQTITLTEDGGGQLVTTTSDAMNRIPIQFVFRVDPAAPSCTEGEYLPRFLPPTPEHGAQISTNDSETLEIIVRAEATQAETTEILISGPAGVTKSSSGSGNFTLTWTPIASDRGLNKTLCFVVQANSSGSVYQSDLRCVLMTAVSHPSTTTPPPTTTTLPTTTNQPTTTITPPASSIQNSTPVPGPNYVLALNAKISTSLSLETDSATITNLVKEELIRRGLSPDITLKLLSSGAVQVTTAAP; this is encoded by the exons ATGAGCTTCAGCTCATGTGAAGAGTTTGTCTCTTGGTTGTGTGGTGGAGACTGTAGTGGGAGGCCAGTTTATCTAATCGATGAAAGCAGAGGTGAATGGTGTCAGAAAGTACATATTGGGAGTGGCTCGTCATCCCTGAATACATTTAGTAGTAT GGTTTCTGCTCCAAACTGgatagaaaacagaaatgggaTTGGATTATCAGGATTTGAAGTGCACCTAGACTTGAGAAACCGTTCTGACATCAACAAACCAGGTTCATCACCCCAGACCAACATCATCCCTCTAGTGAG agTTCCTTCAAACTGTCAGAGAAACATCAACCTGTTGGTCTCTGATCCAGATGGAGACGACATTAGATGCAGATATGCAGTTTATCCAGAGTGCAACATCTGCACTCCTCCATCTGTCCTCAATGTCTCATCA TCTTGTTCTCTGTCATTCAGTCCCACTAACAGCAGCAATGAAGGTCCGTATGCGGTTCAGATGGTGGTGGAGGATTTTCCCAGGCAAACCATCACTCTGACTGAGGACGGTGGTGGACAACTAGTGACAACAACCAGTGATGCCATGAACAGAATTCCTATCCAGTTTGTTTTCAGAG TGGATCCTGCAGCTCCATCCTGCACAGAAGGTGAATATCTGCCCAGGTTTCTGCCTCCAACTCCTGAACATGGAGCTCAGATCTCAACCAATGACAGCGAGACTCTAGAAATCATCGTCAGAGCAGAAGCAACCCAGGCTGA GACCACTGAGATCCTGATCAGCGGGCCGGCAGGTGTAACCAAGAGTTCATCTGGATCAGGAAACTTCACCCTGACATGGACACCAATTGCCAGTGATAGAGGACTGAACAAAACTCTCTGCTTTGTTGTCCAAGCAAA CTCCTCTGGCTCTGTGTACCAGTCTGACCTTCGATGCGTCTTAATGACGGCTGTTTCCCACCCGAGTACGACTACACCTCCACCAACTACAACTACGCTcccaactacaaccaaccaaccCACCACAACAATTACACCTCCTGCGTCCTCCATCCAAAACTCAACACCAGTCCCAGGACCAA ATTATGTTTTGGCTCTGAATGCAAAAATCTCCACTTCACTGTCACTGGAGACTGACTCTGCAACCATCACCAACCTG